In the genome of Streptomyces sp. NBC_00259, the window AGGCAAGTGCCGGACAGCCATGCGGCGTGCAGGAGGTCGGCGCGTGCCGCGGTGTCGGACGGGTCGGCGACGAGAACGGGCAGGGCGCGGGCGACCTTGCGGATCGCGTCGAGCGCCATGCCGTCGATCACCGGGTTCGCCTGCGGCGCGTACAGGGCCTCCACCGCGTGGGCCAGGGCGTTGACCGCGCTGGTGACGGACATGCCCACCGGCAGGTCCCGGGTGAACTCGACGTCGTAGACGACGGTTTCGGGCAGGATCTCCGGGGAGGACTGGGTGGTCTTGCGCCCGTCGCGGGTCTCGCCGAGTACCGGGGTGACCTCGGAGCCGGCGTACGTGGTCGGGAGGATCAGCTGTGGCAGACCGGTGCGGAGCGCCAGTGCCTTGGCCAGACCGGTGGTGGAGCCGCCGCCCACCGCCACGAGGCAGTCGGCGGAGTGCTCCCGGAGTACGCCGAGGGCGCGTTCGGTCACTTCCACCGGGGTGTGCATCGCCGCACCGTCGAACTCCGCGACGGTGACGTCCCCGAGGACGTCCCGTACCCGGGCGGCGGCCTTGGCCACCGGCGGACTGGACAGGAGGAGAACTCGGGAAGCGCCGAGCCGCTCGACTTCGTCGCGGACCTGGCCGACCGTTCCGGTGCCGAAGATGATCCGCGAGGGATGAGAGGTGTAGACGAAATTCCCCATCGAGTCCCGCCTTCGCTAGTGCCGTGTCCCTGGATGTCTGTCACCGAGTGTGGGGACCGCGGCGTTCCCGTTCCTGCACGTTCCGCGCGTCTTTCTGCAGGATCGGCGCGAGGGGCGCGAGAGGGGTCAGGCAGCGCGGCGCAGGTGGGGCGGCCCGGCAGGACACGACAGGGGTGGTCAGGCGGCGCGGCGGAAGGCGGCGGGGGTCGTGCCCAGCTTGGCGCGCATCACACGGGTCAGATGCTCCTGGTGGGAAAAGCCACAGCGAAGGGCCACCTCGGCGATGGGCTGCCGGGTGGTGCGGAGCAGCCTGCGTGCGTGGTCCAGCCGCAGTTGCAGCAGGAACTGGTGCGGAGATCTGCCGGTGCTGGTTCTGAACTGCCTGCTGAACTGGCTCGCGCTGAGGCCGGCGGCCGAGGCCAGCGCGGACACGGGCAGGGGCTCGGAGATCCGCTCCTCCATCAGCTCTCTCGCGGACATCAGCTGCTGGTCGGTGAGTCCCGACAGCGCACCGCCGCCGTGCTCGGCGTCCCAAGGGTCCGCCGTGCCGTCGGCCGTGTGGGCCCGGGCGAGCCGGGCGGCGAGCATGGTGACGAGGTGATCGGCGTAGGTGCGGGCGGACGGCTCCCAGCGCCGTACGACGCCGTCCAGCGCCAGGACGAGCTGCTCGACCAGCGGATCCGAGCTGCCAAGCTCCTCGGCGAGTTCGACCGTCCCGCCTGGGCCGTGCGCGTCCTGCAGCACCGTATCGCTCAGGTACAGGTGGACGGTGTTGAGCCGTTCCTGCAGTTCCACGTCCAGTGCGCGGCCCGCGGGGTGGAGGAAGATGCCCCCGGCCGGGATCTGCCGGGTCTTCGTCGACGGGCCGGACCGGCGCCTGACGGTCACCGGGCCATCCAGATGCAGGATCAGCAGGTGTGTGGTCGCCGCGTCGAATCTCGCGCGATACGGCTGCTCACTCTGCGTGGAGACATAGGCATGCTCCCAGCCCAGGCCGCTGCTGGTCCGGTCCGGGCTCACCCATGGCTGGCACAGGATGCCGCCGGTGTCGAGAAGCCCCAGCTCAGGCATCCCTGCCTCCGAGGTCGAAGTGACCGCGCAGCCATCTGCGCGGTCCACCGTCCGGTGCATTTTATTGAACGCTTAATCAATGCGGAATCCTCGCGCCGCACGGCCCTTAGAAGACCTGGAGAAAGCATCCGACCGCGACTGCACCGGCGGCCGCGATCGACGTCAACCGGACAAGGATCTTCCGAGATCTCACAGAGGCCTCCCTTGGGGAAGATTCACATCGTTCGACCGCCCGGTCACAGGCCACCCATGCGTATGAGCCACCAGTCCGGGTTGTACGCCCCGCTCACGGAGTCGTGCGGCGCGGCCTGATGCTCCTCCACGGTGTCCTCGAGGCGGATACGCTCCGGGAGCTTCGAGAACCGCAGACTGCGCGACGCTTGCGCCGGGTCGGTGTTCTTGCGTTCCTGCTCCATTCGACTCCTCCTCCATACGGCGTTCCCACCGCGCTTGACGGCAACGCCCGCCAATGCGACGGGGTCGGGGATATGAAGTTCACGCCCACTTCGCTGAGCCGTTCGCGCGGGAGCCCGGATCGAGGTGTGCGCTGATGGAACGCGCCAGGGTCCTCGTATTGTTCCAAGTGCCGCACGAGTGGTTCCCCGCACTGCGGGGCAGAGCCGCGGATCACCGGTTCAAGCGGTGATCCGATGATGACAGCCCGATTCATCACCCGTCAAGGCGGTGACGACCGTGAGGCGCGTCACCTACGCGGGGCGGCGGTCGGTCCGTCCGTCCGTGCACGGTGCGCCGGAGATCAGCGAGGACCGTTGGTGTTGAGGAACAGCACCGGACCCGGATCCAGACGCCGGTCGTCGGCCATCGCGAGCAGAGCCGCCAGCGCTTTGCCGGTGTACACCGGTTCGAGCTCCAGCGACGTCGTGGCCGCGGCGAGGGCCAGCGCCCGTGCAGCCTCCGGGGTGGCATGGCCGTAGCCGGGGCCCAGCCAGTCCCTGACGACCGTCACGTCCGCCGCGGTGAGGCCGGTCCGTGCGACGTCCCCGCCGCGCCTTCGGAGCAGGCGTTCCGTCCGGCCGGCCAGCGCGACGATGGCCGGTGCGTCGAGGCACAGCGTGTCGTTGACGACCACACCGACCACCCTGCTGCGCAGCCCCGCCAGCCGCAGGCCGAGCGCCAGCCCGGCCGCCGTGCCCCCGGAACCGACCGCCGTGACCACATGCGAGGGCTCGGGCAGCTCACCCGAGGCGACCTGGGCCGCCAGCTCGAAGGCCGCCTCGACATAGCCGAGGGTGCCGACAGGCGTGGAACCGCCCGCGGGCAGGAAGTAGGGGAGCCGGCCGCCCGAGGAGTGCCGCAGGAAGAGCCAGGGGGCGGCGGCGACGGTCCGCCGCTTGGTCCGGGTGAAGTGCAGCGTGGCACCGGAGCGGCGCAGCCGCGCCAACTGCGCCCGGACATGGCCGTCGACCGGCTGGTCGATCAGCGCGAGGGCGGTCGCCAGCCCCTGTTCCCGGGCGTAGAGGGCGGCGGCCAGGCCCCAGTTCGTTCCGATTCCGCCCACGGTGAGGAGGGTGTGCGCGCCGCGGCGGCGTGCGTCGGGCAGGATCCATTCCAGTTTCCGGATCTTGTTGCCGCCCCAGCCGCCCTCTCCGTATCCGCTCTCGTCCTTGCACCAGACCGGGAGCGTCGCGGTCAGCGCGGTCAGCCGGCGGACCGGTGTCGGTTCCCTGCCCAGCCGGAGGTGGGGCAGCGAATCGGCCAGCGGCGGGAAGTGCCTGTGCAGCAGCGGACGGCTCATTCGCGGGCTTGCCTTTCCACGAGGCGTTCTCGACCTTGTCGGGGCCTGTCCTCCCGCACGTCGCGGAGAGACCGGTCCATCGTGACCTCCTGCACACGCCGTCCCCGCTGATGCTGTCAGGTACACGCGCACCGAGAACGGCTTGTGCACCGGTTCGGTTCCGAGCCCGTGGCCGTCACTCAGGTCCGGCGCAGCGGCCGCTCACTCCGCCCTGGTCAGGGTGACCGCGCCTGTGACCGGCAGCGAGCCGTCGCTGAGCCGTGACCGGACCAGCAGGCGCAGGGGTTCCCGCGCGCCGGGCGGCAGATCGGCGGGAGCCGTCACCAGCCAGCGTGTCCGCAGCGTCCGTCCGCCTCTGACCGGGCTTGGGCGGACCGTTTCGCGGGGCGCGGTCCGCCAGCCGCGGGGCGCCAGGAGCTGCGGGTGGACCACCACGGTGCCGGCTGCCCTCACCGTGGTCGTGACCTCGACCGTCGTGCCCGGCCGGACCGTGATCAGCCCTTGCGGCCCTGTCTCGATCGCGACGTCGAGTCTCGGGTCCTCTGTGCGCCACGACTGCCAGGCGCTCACGCCGACACCTCCGCCCACGTCGCGCACGGCGGTGAGCCGCAGCCCGTCGGTCGTGAGGGTGCGGTCGAGGAGGATGCGGTTGAGGACACCGCGCTGCGGGGTGTCCGGGGCACGGCGCTGGCCGGGCACCGGACGCCAGTCCCCGTCCTGGGTGCGGTAGTCGAGTGCGTAGGAGTCGGGGGTTCGGACACCGCCGCCGTCGTCGTAGAAGGAGATCCGGATGTCCGACACGAGGGTCGGGACGCGCAGGTCGACGGCGAGGTGGTCGGTGCCGTTCGGGCTCTGGTAGTTCGTCCACCGTGACGACGGCGTGTCGATGTGCAGGTCCTGCCCGTCGATGGCCCTGGCGGGACTGTCCAGGGGGAAGGTGTACGAGGCGCTCGCGGCCGGATATCCGCTCCGGGCGACGTTCGCCAGGTCGTCGACGACGCGGGGTGGTGTCCGGCGGTGCACGACCCGGCCGGTGTCGAGCCGTACGGGATCGAGGTCGTTCTGGCGATGCACCCGCCTGCCGTCGAGCCATACGCTCAAGCCGTTTCCGCGGCCGTACGTCGTGCCGTCGCGGTCCCACAGGACGGTGAGGTTACGGCCCTGGTAGGCGAGGTTCTCCACCGCGAAGTGGTCCCACTCCTTCGGGGCGAGCGGTGCGATCTCGACACTGGCCCCGCGCTGGGGGCGGATCCCGAGCAGTCCGGACAGGACGAGGTCGTTGAAGGTGGAGTGGTTGTAGTCCTCGCTGTGTCCGCGGCCGTCGTAGATCCAGCGGTCCTCGTCGGGATGGTGTGCCTCGGCGACGTAGAGCCGCCCGTCCTTGCGGTGGGTCAGGGCGTAGGCGCGCAGCGCGGCGTAGTAGTCGGCCCGGCCGACGTAGGGCTGGTCGGGGTAGTCGATGAGGAGGTTCGCCAGCGCGGTGAGGGTGTGGCTGGTGGAGAACGGCCAGCTGGGACCGTTCCAGCGGCAACAGCCGTGGAGCGCCTCGTGCATGAACCAGGGGCTGCGTCGTTCCACCGTCGTCGGGCCGAAGGGTGCGGCGAAGCCCTGAGGGTCGGTCAGCTGAGCCCACGCGGCGGCGTTCTTCTCGGGCGCCATGTGGAAGTACCACGGGACGAAGCCGATCTGCTCCCGATCGGCGATCTTGTGGCGGTCGGGATTGCCGTCGCGCATGACGTGCTTGTAGAACTGGTCCTCCTCGTCCCACAGCCAGCGTTCCTGGTGCGCTTGCAGCGCCGCCGCGCGGTCGTCGTACCGCTGGGCCTTCGCACGGTCACCGGCCCTCCCCCGCAGTCGCAGGAGTGTGGCGATCGCTCTAGCATCGCCGTACTGGTACGCGTTGAGCGTGGGGCGGAAACCGTCTCCGCCGTGGTACGGGTCGTCGCTCTGGTAGGCGCTCGCCGTGTACTCCATCGCGTCCCACACCGGCGTCTGCCAGTACAGGCCGAGTTCCTCGTCGTACTGCGGGGCCCACTTCTCCCACTGCCGTTCCAGCTCGGGGATGCGGTCGAGAGCGAAGTCCCATCGGCCGTCCGCCGATGCCCTGGCCACGACGGCGTCGGCGATCCAGAAGGAGTACTGGTGGGCCCAGTCGGTCGTGTTCTTGTTGAGGAAGTCGGTGGCGGGCTTGGGTCCGGAGCCGCTGCCGCGCAGCCAGTAGTCGATGTAGTCGTCGAGGTAGCGGGGGTCGCGCAGCCAGCGGGCCTCGCGGATGTGGTGGGCCGCCGCGGCGACGATTCCGCCGTTCGGCGCGGAGTAGCCGACCGGGCCGAGGAACTCCGAGAGGATCCAGCCCTCTTCGGCTCCGGTGTACTTCAGCGCGTGCTTGATCACGCGCCACCGGTAGTAGTAGGTGTCCTTGATCGCCTGGTCGGGCACGTCGACGAAGGGGATGTTGGCTTCGTACCACTGGGCCTCCACGATGTCGCCGAGCAGCGCCCGGTGATCGAGGACCGTGGTGCCGGGGCCCACCTCGGGGTACATCGGGGGCACGGCCGGCCGGTTCCCGGAGGGGGCGAAGGAGTCGGGGAAGGCGCCGGCAGGTCCGGGGCGGCGGGCGTCGGCGCCGGGCACGGGAGGGCCGACAGGTGCGTCGGCGCCGGACGCGAGAGGGCTGGTCAGGGCGACGGCACCGAGGGCCAGTGCTCCGCTGTGCAGGAACTGTCGTCGGTCGAGGGACATGCGGGTCCTCCGTCTCTGCGTACCGGTGGGCGGGTCAGGATGGCGCGCAGCCGCCTCGGGTCGAGGCAGCTGCGCGCGAGCAGGTCCTGATGCGGGCGGCAGGGTGGGGCGTTGCAAGGGGGGTGCAGAGCGCCGGCGAGCGGGATGTGGGCCCGCTCGCCGGGGCTCCTGGTGACGGTCGGCGCTACGGCTTCTCCTGGGCGTGGAGAGCGCTGACCTCCTCGGCGGTGAGCGCCTTGTCGTAGGCGTGGACCTGGTCGATCGCGCCGTGCCAGAAGTCGACGTTGCCGCCGCTCCACCGGGCGCGGCCGACGGAGAGCGGTCCGGTGCTGACGTCGGCGGGGCCG includes:
- a CDS encoding AraC family transcriptional regulator, coding for MPELGLLDTGGILCQPWVSPDRTSSGLGWEHAYVSTQSEQPYRARFDAATTHLLILHLDGPVTVRRRSGPSTKTRQIPAGGIFLHPAGRALDVELQERLNTVHLYLSDTVLQDAHGPGGTVELAEELGSSDPLVEQLVLALDGVVRRWEPSARTYADHLVTMLAARLARAHTADGTADPWDAEHGGGALSGLTDQQLMSARELMEERISEPLPVSALASAAGLSASQFSRQFRTSTGRSPHQFLLQLRLDHARRLLRTTRQPIAEVALRCGFSHQEHLTRVMRAKLGTTPAAFRRAA
- a CDS encoding 1-aminocyclopropane-1-carboxylate deaminase/D-cysteine desulfhydrase, with product MSRPLLHRHFPPLADSLPHLRLGREPTPVRRLTALTATLPVWCKDESGYGEGGWGGNKIRKLEWILPDARRRGAHTLLTVGGIGTNWGLAAALYAREQGLATALALIDQPVDGHVRAQLARLRRSGATLHFTRTKRRTVAAAPWLFLRHSSGGRLPYFLPAGGSTPVGTLGYVEAAFELAAQVASGELPEPSHVVTAVGSGGTAAGLALGLRLAGLRSRVVGVVVNDTLCLDAPAIVALAGRTERLLRRRGGDVARTGLTAADVTVVRDWLGPGYGHATPEAARALALAAATTSLELEPVYTGKALAALLAMADDRRLDPGPVLFLNTNGPR
- a CDS encoding MGH1-like glycoside hydrolase domain-containing protein, with amino-acid sequence MSLDRRQFLHSGALALGAVALTSPLASGADAPVGPPVPGADARRPGPAGAFPDSFAPSGNRPAVPPMYPEVGPGTTVLDHRALLGDIVEAQWYEANIPFVDVPDQAIKDTYYYRWRVIKHALKYTGAEEGWILSEFLGPVGYSAPNGGIVAAAAHHIREARWLRDPRYLDDYIDYWLRGSGSGPKPATDFLNKNTTDWAHQYSFWIADAVVARASADGRWDFALDRIPELERQWEKWAPQYDEELGLYWQTPVWDAMEYTASAYQSDDPYHGGDGFRPTLNAYQYGDARAIATLLRLRGRAGDRAKAQRYDDRAAALQAHQERWLWDEEDQFYKHVMRDGNPDRHKIADREQIGFVPWYFHMAPEKNAAAWAQLTDPQGFAAPFGPTTVERRSPWFMHEALHGCCRWNGPSWPFSTSHTLTALANLLIDYPDQPYVGRADYYAALRAYALTHRKDGRLYVAEAHHPDEDRWIYDGRGHSEDYNHSTFNDLVLSGLLGIRPQRGASVEIAPLAPKEWDHFAVENLAYQGRNLTVLWDRDGTTYGRGNGLSVWLDGRRVHRQNDLDPVRLDTGRVVHRRTPPRVVDDLANVARSGYPAASASYTFPLDSPARAIDGQDLHIDTPSSRWTNYQSPNGTDHLAVDLRVPTLVSDIRISFYDDGGGVRTPDSYALDYRTQDGDWRPVPGQRRAPDTPQRGVLNRILLDRTLTTDGLRLTAVRDVGGGVGVSAWQSWRTEDPRLDVAIETGPQGLITVRPGTTVEVTTTVRAAGTVVVHPQLLAPRGWRTAPRETVRPSPVRGGRTLRTRWLVTAPADLPPGAREPLRLLVRSRLSDGSLPVTGAVTLTRAE